A window of the Pelagicoccus enzymogenes genome harbors these coding sequences:
- a CDS encoding agmatine deiminase family protein has protein sequence MGRITTFVRILCVGAATMSAVPSHALPSAPEASSPSTPPFDESLIWQTVEAAPVGFFSAMTLPTRPVPLDRAVTDSQEAAAILLNLSIQECLSDPELLLCYKNLISTLAPYVPVLLGYDDSETRDLERARIALGIDETSSIGDSVAFVESRSKSYWIRDYGPIFAIGKDGKLIVVDPIFGNWEQEFRSFAEDDEYAQATTDYVVFKKRDRKSDLTPLVLTSYFRREMGIRSETSRPPLLLLGGNYLPNGSDLALVSEDTILANGGLRNRTEQVIRAYLGSQQIVFLESVPHPLESRLDSQVSFLDARTVLVASPPASSPQSSSAAKFLTRQLGEVYRANLNALGNGSLGIEIRSIPSLPLREATLEEALQAIRESVKQSLNASADTNEQTVQQLEKLAGKPIDLDSLEGLATATALVLQRNLEPLVEEFRIDSMYQRTFTNGLCLNLGAGRLLQLLPRYTAAPGERGAAIQEIEKRVEAEYLNTAPHCEIVWIEADALASRGGSLRRAAMIVPKVQISNTE, from the coding sequence ATGGGAAGGATCACAACTTTTGTCCGGATACTTTGCGTCGGAGCGGCAACGATGTCGGCGGTGCCGAGCCATGCTCTCCCTTCGGCCCCGGAAGCGTCAAGCCCGAGCACACCACCCTTCGACGAATCGCTTATCTGGCAAACGGTGGAAGCTGCACCCGTCGGCTTCTTCAGCGCCATGACTTTGCCCACCCGCCCCGTTCCCTTGGATCGCGCGGTCACCGACAGTCAGGAAGCCGCAGCGATTCTGCTCAACTTATCGATTCAGGAGTGCTTGTCCGACCCCGAGCTGCTGCTCTGCTACAAAAACCTGATTTCCACCCTCGCTCCATATGTGCCAGTTCTGCTCGGCTACGACGACTCGGAGACTCGCGATCTGGAGCGAGCCCGTATCGCACTCGGTATCGATGAAACGAGCTCGATTGGCGACTCGGTAGCGTTCGTAGAATCGCGCAGCAAATCGTATTGGATTCGCGACTACGGTCCAATCTTCGCCATCGGAAAAGACGGCAAGCTCATCGTCGTGGATCCCATCTTTGGAAACTGGGAGCAAGAGTTTCGCAGCTTTGCCGAAGACGACGAGTACGCTCAAGCCACCACGGACTACGTGGTATTCAAAAAGCGCGATCGAAAGAGCGACCTAACGCCACTCGTTCTGACCTCATACTTTCGCAGGGAAATGGGCATTCGCAGCGAAACGTCGCGCCCGCCCCTGCTTCTCCTCGGAGGCAACTACCTACCAAACGGCAGCGACCTCGCTCTTGTATCCGAAGATACAATACTTGCGAATGGCGGACTTCGAAACCGTACAGAACAGGTTATAAGGGCCTACCTCGGATCCCAACAAATCGTATTCCTAGAGAGTGTTCCTCATCCACTGGAAAGCCGCTTGGACTCACAGGTTTCCTTTCTGGACGCGAGGACCGTACTCGTCGCTTCCCCTCCTGCAAGCAGCCCCCAGTCCAGCTCAGCTGCAAAGTTTCTCACCCGACAACTGGGCGAAGTGTACCGCGCAAACTTAAATGCCCTCGGCAACGGCTCCTTGGGAATCGAAATCAGGTCCATTCCATCACTGCCCCTGCGAGAGGCCACCCTGGAAGAGGCCCTACAGGCCATCCGCGAATCGGTGAAGCAAAGCCTCAATGCTTCCGCAGACACGAACGAACAAACAGTCCAGCAACTCGAAAAATTGGCTGGCAAGCCGATCGACCTCGACTCTCTCGAGGGATTGGCAACGGCAACCGCCCTCGTGCTGCAGCGAAACTTGGAGCCCTTGGTGGAGGAGTTCCGTATCGATTCGATGTACCAACGAACCTTTACCAACGGACTCTGCCTCAATCTCGGCGCGGGAAGGCTCCTGCAGCTTTTGCCACGCTACACCGCCGCACCTGGAGAACGAGGCGCAGCCATCCAAGAGATTGAAAAGCGCGTTGAGGCTGAGTACCTCAACACGGCTCCACACTGCGAAATCGTCTGGATAGAGGCAGACGCCCTGGCGTCTCGCGGCGGAAGCTTGCGACGGGCCGCCATGATCGTTCCCAAAGTCCAAATTTCGAATACAGAATGA
- a CDS encoding agmatine deiminase family protein, whose translation MRSNKAKIILQAIGVAMSTTLLAAGVDSEADKLIIRTLGTGQSDFFNRQTIPTAPLPVSRPVAEWEPAAFVWINLSLGRSLQEPEVLAFYQAIAGAVSEFVPVVIGCDFDELKYWSRFEREFFKEGKFFGRRDHIHFVDTKCDSNWNRDYGPSFARGMNGELVFIDSMYREGQAEREAFGDKRSELLSQAPSQTKELFQAFRRNARRAELAPLALARHCRSRLGMAVDLTRPALVLHGGDYLSDGRRAFLSEDTLMNNGGRESALQSLFQHYFAVDELHVLEALPGRAVKHMDLSWKLLSADTAVIAEAPRKANNSGRYASNLRTKAERALSRNKHYLQTHCPDIELLDVPMPPLLHDQREEVILNIWIHVIRGACREVKVPFDNYWYVEKPGPDYPETKARVEGRLTEILGREPNFGDEGDLNLLSIHYLGESVETSIQTHVESSTVYRSYTNSVIVNAGEKGILLLLPRYRASKGEHQEDYQKMEIAVETAYRKAYPEASIRWIDSDFMARLGGALHCASITVPLP comes from the coding sequence ATGAGGAGCAACAAAGCTAAGATTATACTGCAAGCCATCGGGGTCGCCATGTCCACCACACTCCTAGCCGCGGGAGTAGACTCGGAAGCAGATAAGCTGATCATTCGGACGTTGGGAACCGGACAAAGCGACTTCTTCAACCGTCAAACCATTCCCACAGCTCCCCTTCCAGTAAGCCGACCTGTGGCGGAATGGGAGCCCGCAGCATTCGTTTGGATCAATCTCTCCCTCGGCCGAAGCCTGCAGGAGCCGGAGGTCCTTGCCTTCTATCAAGCGATCGCAGGTGCCGTCTCCGAATTTGTCCCGGTTGTCATTGGCTGCGACTTCGACGAGCTCAAATACTGGTCCCGCTTCGAAAGGGAGTTCTTCAAGGAGGGTAAATTTTTCGGAAGACGTGATCATATCCATTTCGTAGATACGAAGTGCGATTCCAACTGGAATCGAGACTATGGCCCCAGCTTCGCCCGAGGCATGAACGGCGAGCTCGTTTTCATCGACTCCATGTATCGAGAGGGGCAGGCCGAAAGAGAAGCGTTCGGCGACAAGCGAAGCGAACTCCTTTCCCAAGCCCCTTCCCAAACAAAGGAGCTGTTCCAAGCTTTTCGCAGAAACGCTCGCCGTGCGGAGCTCGCCCCCTTGGCCCTCGCCCGTCACTGTCGTAGCCGCTTAGGCATGGCAGTGGACCTGACACGGCCCGCCCTCGTGTTACACGGTGGCGACTACTTGTCGGACGGTCGCCGCGCCTTCCTTTCCGAAGATACTTTGATGAACAACGGCGGTCGCGAATCCGCCTTGCAGTCGCTTTTCCAACACTACTTCGCCGTGGATGAACTGCATGTGCTCGAAGCCCTGCCCGGGAGAGCGGTCAAGCACATGGACTTGTCTTGGAAATTGCTGTCAGCTGACACGGCAGTCATCGCCGAAGCGCCGCGAAAAGCTAACAATAGCGGCCGCTACGCCTCCAACCTACGGACCAAGGCCGAAAGAGCGCTCAGCAGAAACAAACACTACCTGCAAACTCACTGTCCAGACATCGAACTTTTAGATGTCCCCATGCCTCCCCTTCTCCACGACCAACGAGAGGAGGTTATCCTGAACATTTGGATACACGTTATTCGAGGCGCTTGCCGAGAGGTGAAGGTTCCCTTTGACAACTACTGGTATGTCGAAAAGCCAGGCCCCGACTACCCTGAGACCAAGGCTCGCGTCGAAGGACGCTTGACTGAGATACTGGGGAGAGAACCCAACTTCGGCGACGAAGGGGACCTCAACCTCTTGTCGATCCACTACCTTGGCGAGAGCGTGGAAACATCGATCCAGACTCACGTTGAAAGTTCGACGGTCTACCGCAGCTACACGAACTCCGTGATCGTCAACGCAGGCGAGAAGGGGATTCTCCTGCTGCTTCCTCGCTACCGAGCCAGTAAGGGCGAGCATCAAGAGGACTACCAAAAGATGGAAATCGCGGTCGAAACCGCCTACCGAAAGGCCTACCCTGAAGCCAGCATCCGCTGGATCGATTCGGACTTCATGGCCAGACTAGGCGGAGCTTTGCATTGCGCCAGCATCACCGTCCCTCTTCCATAG
- a CDS encoding nitric oxide synthase oxygenase, protein MKSDRFLEAEQIREQAREAWRNNARCIGRALWDSLELLDARGATGHDEVFEACLQHLDFSTNGGRIRSAITVFEPVARGRRGIRIWNKQLIRYAGYRLANGTVLGDPAQLEFTEQLRALGWTPPAQPSPFDILPLAIELPHLGVKLFEIPRKHVMEVRIRHPHFEWFERLGLRWHALPAISDMALVFGDYKFSAAPFSGHYMVTEIAVRNFGDEGRYNMLPRIAENMGLSTRDRASFWKDRALVELCSAVQFSFKEAGVSLVDHHSAAQQFSKFVEKEERQGRSVVGDWSWLVPPMAGSTMDLYFRGYDKTHPEPAFKYQKPAWKRELSPVGRSASRCPFH, encoded by the coding sequence ATGAAGAGTGATCGATTCCTTGAGGCAGAGCAGATACGGGAGCAGGCCCGCGAGGCGTGGCGGAACAACGCGCGTTGCATCGGCCGGGCGCTGTGGGACAGCCTGGAGTTGTTGGATGCGCGTGGCGCGACAGGGCACGACGAAGTATTCGAGGCCTGCTTGCAGCATTTGGACTTCTCCACGAACGGCGGGCGAATTCGTTCGGCGATTACCGTCTTCGAGCCGGTGGCCCGTGGGCGGCGCGGCATTCGTATTTGGAATAAGCAATTGATACGTTACGCGGGGTATCGCCTGGCGAACGGCACGGTTTTGGGCGATCCAGCTCAGCTGGAGTTCACCGAACAGCTGCGGGCCTTGGGCTGGACGCCTCCGGCCCAGCCGAGTCCTTTCGATATTTTGCCGCTGGCGATCGAGCTGCCGCACCTAGGTGTGAAGCTGTTTGAGATTCCCCGGAAGCATGTCATGGAAGTTAGGATACGCCATCCGCATTTCGAGTGGTTCGAGCGGCTCGGTTTGCGTTGGCATGCCTTGCCGGCTATTTCGGACATGGCCTTGGTCTTCGGGGACTACAAGTTCTCTGCAGCTCCCTTCAGCGGTCATTACATGGTGACGGAAATTGCGGTGCGGAATTTCGGTGACGAGGGGCGCTACAACATGCTCCCGCGCATCGCGGAAAATATGGGCCTTTCCACCCGCGATCGCGCTTCTTTCTGGAAGGATCGGGCCCTGGTTGAGCTGTGCTCCGCGGTCCAATTCTCCTTCAAGGAAGCGGGCGTGTCTCTGGTCGACCACCATTCGGCTGCCCAGCAGTTTTCCAAGTTCGTGGAAAAAGAGGAGCGTCAAGGGCGAAGCGTCGTGGGAGACTGGTCATGGCTGGTCCCTCCTATGGCGGGTTCAACCATGGACTTGTATTTCCGTGGTTACGACAAGACGCACCCCGAGCCCGCGTTCAAGTACCAGAAGCCGGCTTGGAAGCGTGAACTGTCTCCCGTCGGAAGGAGTGCTTCTCGTTGTCCGTTTCACTAA
- a CDS encoding PQQ-dependent sugar dehydrogenase, with protein sequence MRQLPLICVTILTCATGCARQVETEITARAPEGAVHRTEAVAEGIGQPWGMAFLPDGSMLVTEKGGELLLIRDGERTQVPGLPETVVIGQGGLMDVVLHPEYESNGWIYLSYVSPEGNGAGGNTAIMRARLQGDRLVDGEQLYKGSPNTESGRHFGSRIAFDSSGFLYFSIGDRGARDQNPQDLARDGGKIYRLHDDGRIPADNPFVGKDGVKQAIYSYGHRNPQGMVRHPETGKIWIHEHGPRGGDEINIVAAGKNYGWPLVTYGINYSGTEITDRKEAPGMEPPLFHWTPSIAPSGMAFVTSDKYPEWKDCLLVGSLKFAYLERLVLRDGEVVAREKVLEGIGRLRDVRQAPDGFVYVSVEGRGIFKILPL encoded by the coding sequence ATGAGACAATTGCCCCTTATTTGCGTAACGATTTTAACCTGCGCGACAGGATGTGCTCGCCAGGTCGAGACTGAGATAACTGCTCGCGCTCCCGAGGGCGCGGTTCACCGGACGGAGGCGGTGGCGGAAGGTATCGGTCAGCCATGGGGCATGGCGTTCCTGCCCGATGGGTCGATGCTAGTCACGGAGAAGGGGGGCGAGTTGCTGCTCATCCGCGACGGCGAGCGAACCCAAGTGCCGGGCTTGCCGGAAACCGTGGTGATCGGTCAAGGTGGTTTGATGGATGTTGTATTGCATCCTGAATACGAGAGCAACGGTTGGATCTACCTTAGTTACGTGTCGCCAGAAGGCAATGGTGCGGGAGGCAATACGGCCATCATGCGGGCCCGGTTGCAAGGAGACCGTTTAGTCGACGGAGAGCAGCTCTACAAAGGAAGTCCCAACACTGAATCCGGTCGGCACTTCGGTTCGCGGATCGCCTTTGACTCTTCCGGGTTTCTTTATTTCTCGATCGGTGATCGAGGGGCTCGCGATCAGAATCCCCAGGATCTCGCGAGGGACGGTGGCAAGATCTATCGTCTACACGACGACGGGCGAATTCCCGCGGACAATCCCTTCGTGGGGAAAGATGGCGTGAAGCAGGCGATCTATAGTTATGGGCACCGAAACCCGCAGGGAATGGTGAGGCACCCGGAGACCGGCAAAATCTGGATACACGAGCATGGTCCGCGCGGAGGCGACGAAATCAATATAGTCGCCGCGGGTAAAAACTACGGCTGGCCGCTTGTAACCTACGGAATCAACTACAGCGGAACCGAGATCACGGATCGAAAAGAGGCGCCAGGCATGGAGCCGCCGCTGTTTCATTGGACTCCCTCTATCGCTCCGAGCGGAATGGCTTTTGTCACCTCAGACAAGTATCCAGAATGGAAGGACTGCTTGTTGGTGGGTTCTCTGAAGTTTGCTTATCTCGAGAGACTGGTTTTGCGAGATGGCGAGGTGGTGGCGCGCGAGAAGGTGCTTGAGGGAATCGGTCGCTTGCGGGACGTGAGGCAAGCTCCGGACGGATTCGTTTACGTGTCGGTGGAAGGTAGGGGGATCTTCAAGATCCTTCCGCTTTGA
- a CDS encoding arylsulfatase, with protein sequence MSTPNIPSSPRHLNLSLIALVILFISSAAAEPAKPNIVFILADDLGYGDLPLYGQEKVDTPHIDTLAAEGMRFTDFYAGATICSPSRSVLMTGLHTGHTRIRGNMAPQGGIVGYKGEREVRRANLLESDTTIGHVLGDAGYRTAVIGKWHLDGFNPEAGPLDRGFHEFYGWMVSEPGTYASTYFPPKRFSNRKLLSIPANQDGAEGYYHPDMCLDEAKAFIEKKRTQPFYLHIGLNLPHSPYRTNDFGPYAEKDWPEAFKHYAAMIHWTDQFVGALLQHLKQTGLDDNTIVFFTSDNGPRSEPRELQTAIVDFFDSNGPLRGYKRDLSEGGIRVPLIVRWPGKIEAGSASQVPGYFADVMPTLAELAGTSPSANTDGLSLVPTFLGEETQAHDRFLYWEDFEGPFEQAVRWKNWKAIIPENRPFELYDLSKDIHEDHNLAGSRPEIVAAIRAYLKTARTESENWPLSPK encoded by the coding sequence ATGTCTACCCCCAACATACCCTCGTCACCCAGACATCTTAACCTGTCACTCATCGCGCTTGTAATCCTTTTCATCTCTTCGGCCGCCGCGGAGCCCGCCAAACCCAACATCGTCTTTATCCTGGCCGACGACCTTGGCTATGGCGACCTACCGCTCTACGGGCAGGAAAAAGTGGATACGCCACACATCGACACCCTCGCAGCGGAAGGCATGCGCTTCACCGACTTTTATGCGGGAGCCACCATCTGCTCTCCCTCCCGCAGCGTGCTCATGACCGGCCTTCACACCGGCCACACTCGCATCCGCGGCAACATGGCGCCCCAAGGCGGAATCGTCGGATACAAGGGTGAACGAGAAGTGCGGCGAGCCAACTTGCTGGAGTCGGACACCACCATCGGGCACGTCCTCGGTGACGCTGGCTATCGGACGGCCGTCATCGGCAAATGGCACCTCGACGGCTTCAATCCGGAAGCCGGACCGCTCGATCGCGGCTTCCACGAATTTTACGGCTGGATGGTCAGCGAACCCGGAACCTACGCTTCCACCTACTTCCCTCCCAAGCGTTTCTCCAATCGCAAGCTGCTTTCCATCCCCGCAAACCAAGACGGAGCCGAAGGCTACTACCATCCCGACATGTGCCTCGACGAAGCCAAGGCCTTCATCGAAAAAAAACGAACGCAGCCGTTCTACCTGCATATCGGATTAAACCTCCCGCACAGTCCCTATCGTACGAACGACTTCGGGCCCTACGCCGAGAAGGATTGGCCCGAGGCTTTCAAGCACTATGCCGCGATGATCCACTGGACCGACCAGTTCGTCGGCGCCCTCCTGCAGCACCTCAAGCAAACAGGCCTCGACGACAACACCATCGTCTTCTTCACCTCCGACAATGGGCCTCGCTCCGAGCCCAGAGAACTGCAAACCGCCATTGTTGACTTCTTCGATTCGAATGGTCCGCTGCGCGGCTACAAACGCGACCTGAGCGAGGGCGGCATCCGCGTCCCCTTGATCGTTCGTTGGCCAGGCAAGATCGAAGCAGGTTCCGCGTCTCAAGTTCCTGGATACTTTGCCGACGTGATGCCGACGCTCGCCGAACTCGCCGGTACCTCACCTTCCGCAAACACCGACGGGCTTAGCCTCGTTCCAACATTCTTAGGAGAAGAAACACAAGCCCACGACCGCTTCCTCTACTGGGAAGACTTCGAAGGTCCTTTCGAGCAAGCGGTTCGCTGGAAGAACTGGAAAGCTATCATTCCCGAGAACCGTCCATTCGAGCTTTACGACCTTTCCAAAGACATACACGAAGACCACAACTTGGCAGGATCACGCCCTGAGATCGTTGCCGCCATTCGCGCCTACCTCAAGACAGCCCGAACCGAGTCGGAGAATTGGCCTCTCTCCCCCAAATGA
- a CDS encoding CocE/NonD family hydrolase, which translates to MVHHCLAKFRFIACVCILSLAVAAPSNAQEKPKSAFPEDVQITYHFPVKMRDGVELATDIYLPDGSGGPFPTIFVRDIYTNGSAEIRQGYARHFTSNGYAFVFQICRGRYDSEGKWYPYFQEINDGDDAISWIAEQAWSDGKVGMFGSSYLASVQWLAALNDNPALVAIAPAVSPGNYYRDVAYPGGAFSLLSRASWGIGLTGSRTSMSYPISWENSVNHLPLKTLDRSLGFNIRHFQDWLDHPSYDSYWRPLNLETRANEMSVPALNIGGWYDAFLRSTIGSYVSMTKEARTEEARQNQRLVIGPWPHGWNRSSKTGDLDFGPDSLIDSEALHREWFDVWLKGKEPPEVAPVRLFVMGDNYWRDEYEWPLARTQYTPYYFHPDGALTAEAPAKPKASLSYTYDPENPVPTVGGNIMRTQVRGPRDQRPLDAREDILRFTTEPFEQKLEFTGPITANLHASSSATDTDFMVKLVVVRPDGMSFNLADGVIRARYREGFETPKLIEPGAILHYEIDVWATSYVVQKGERLRVDITSSNFPRLDRNPNTGAPFGETTEMIKAEQTIHLSKSHPSHIVLPLIPAD; encoded by the coding sequence ATGGTCCACCATTGCCTCGCAAAATTCCGTTTCATCGCTTGCGTTTGCATTCTCTCGCTGGCCGTCGCTGCACCTTCAAACGCCCAAGAGAAGCCAAAGTCCGCATTTCCGGAAGACGTCCAGATCACCTACCACTTTCCCGTAAAGATGAGGGACGGGGTCGAGCTAGCCACTGACATCTACTTGCCCGATGGTTCCGGCGGCCCCTTTCCCACCATCTTCGTACGGGACATTTACACCAACGGTTCCGCGGAGATCCGCCAAGGCTACGCCCGACACTTTACCTCGAACGGTTACGCTTTCGTCTTTCAAATTTGCCGCGGACGCTACGATTCGGAAGGCAAATGGTACCCCTATTTCCAAGAAATCAACGACGGCGACGACGCCATTAGCTGGATCGCCGAGCAAGCGTGGTCCGACGGAAAAGTCGGCATGTTCGGCAGCAGCTACCTCGCCTCTGTGCAATGGCTGGCCGCGCTCAACGACAACCCAGCCCTCGTCGCCATCGCACCTGCCGTCAGTCCGGGCAACTACTACCGGGACGTAGCCTACCCTGGCGGCGCCTTCTCGCTGCTCAGCAGAGCCAGCTGGGGCATCGGCCTGACCGGCAGTCGCACCAGCATGTCGTATCCAATTTCTTGGGAAAACAGCGTGAACCACCTGCCGCTTAAAACCCTCGACCGTTCCCTCGGCTTCAACATTCGACACTTCCAGGACTGGCTCGACCATCCAAGCTACGACAGCTATTGGAGACCGCTCAACCTAGAGACGAGAGCCAACGAAATGTCCGTTCCTGCCCTGAACATAGGCGGTTGGTACGACGCCTTCCTGCGCAGCACCATCGGCAGCTACGTAAGCATGACCAAAGAGGCCCGCACCGAAGAAGCCCGCCAGAACCAACGCCTCGTCATCGGCCCGTGGCCACACGGATGGAATCGCTCCAGCAAGACGGGCGACCTTGACTTCGGTCCCGACTCACTCATCGACTCCGAAGCCCTGCACCGCGAATGGTTCGACGTGTGGCTAAAAGGAAAAGAGCCCCCCGAAGTCGCGCCTGTACGCCTTTTCGTAATGGGCGACAACTACTGGCGGGACGAATACGAATGGCCACTGGCCCGCACTCAATACACGCCTTACTACTTTCACCCGGACGGAGCGCTGACCGCGGAAGCGCCAGCCAAGCCCAAGGCCAGCCTTAGCTACACCTATGACCCGGAGAACCCCGTCCCCACCGTGGGCGGAAATATCATGCGGACACAGGTGCGCGGACCACGCGACCAACGACCGCTCGACGCTCGCGAGGACATCCTGCGCTTCACGACCGAGCCATTCGAACAGAAGCTGGAGTTCACCGGCCCCATCACAGCTAATCTCCATGCCAGTAGTTCCGCTACGGATACGGACTTCATGGTAAAGCTCGTCGTCGTAAGACCGGACGGAATGAGCTTCAATCTAGCGGATGGAGTCATACGGGCTCGTTACCGCGAAGGGTTCGAGACGCCCAAGTTGATCGAACCTGGCGCGATCCTACACTACGAAATCGACGTGTGGGCCACTAGCTACGTCGTACAAAAAGGAGAGCGGTTACGGGTGGACATCACCAGCAGCAACTTTCCTCGCCTCGATCGAAACCCGAACACTGGCGCCCCATTCGGCGAGACCACCGAAATGATCAAGGCCGAGCAAACGATCCACCTCAGCAAATCTCACCCCAGCCATATCGTTCTACCGCTTATCCCCGCAGACTAG
- a CDS encoding Nramp family divalent metal transporter, with translation MPSPSSRNKSRLGLLKKIGPGILMAGAAIGVSHIVQSTRAGATYGIGLVWLVLAVNLLKYPFFEAGHRYTLATGETLLHGYRRLGPAFLYAFLALNTFTAIISIAGTTFVTAILTPKIPGLESLNPSQVSAVLLLLIFLIVSLGQYRWLSRIIKLMMTVLFVATIAAFLRSVGSDNQTAADFVPPEFWAAASLPFLIALMGWMPAPIELSVWQSLWIKAAEEENKERTSHSEGSVDFHVGYVMTTLLATIFVALGAWVMYGSGESYASSSTGFTQQFVSLYTSKLGAWTAPIIAAAAFTTLLSTTITVVDAYPRSLAATIRLVIPSLPGSERKAHIVAILVCSLAGWLIIAFSAQNLTTLIDLITTAAFLTAPVFAYLNLRLVLSQHLPAEYRPGLLYKALSWTGFAYLVGFSLLFLWQRFFS, from the coding sequence ATGCCTTCCCCTTCCTCCCGAAACAAATCACGACTTGGCCTTCTCAAGAAAATAGGGCCCGGAATCCTTATGGCGGGTGCCGCCATCGGCGTTTCCCACATCGTGCAATCGACCCGGGCTGGCGCCACTTACGGCATAGGCCTGGTTTGGCTGGTGCTGGCCGTCAACCTCTTGAAGTATCCCTTCTTCGAAGCCGGGCACCGCTATACGCTCGCCACCGGCGAAACCCTCTTGCACGGCTACCGCAGACTGGGGCCAGCATTCCTCTACGCCTTCCTCGCCCTCAACACCTTTACCGCCATCATCAGCATCGCGGGCACCACTTTCGTTACGGCAATCCTCACCCCTAAAATTCCCGGCTTGGAATCGCTCAACCCCAGCCAGGTCAGCGCCGTCCTGCTGCTCCTCATCTTCCTGATTGTCAGCCTCGGGCAATACCGCTGGCTCAGCCGCATCATCAAACTCATGATGACCGTGCTCTTCGTGGCAACCATCGCCGCCTTCCTACGTTCCGTTGGCAGCGACAACCAAACCGCCGCCGACTTCGTCCCTCCCGAATTCTGGGCAGCCGCCTCCCTTCCCTTCCTCATCGCTCTCATGGGCTGGATGCCGGCTCCCATCGAGCTCTCCGTCTGGCAATCGCTCTGGATCAAAGCAGCAGAGGAGGAAAACAAGGAGCGCACCAGCCACTCCGAAGGCAGCGTCGACTTCCACGTCGGCTACGTCATGACTACTCTCCTAGCGACCATTTTCGTGGCCCTCGGAGCTTGGGTTATGTACGGCTCCGGCGAATCCTACGCCAGTTCAAGCACCGGCTTCACCCAGCAATTCGTTTCCCTCTACACCAGCAAGCTCGGAGCATGGACCGCCCCCATCATCGCGGCAGCCGCCTTCACCACGCTCCTGTCGACCACCATCACGGTCGTTGACGCCTACCCCCGCTCCCTAGCCGCCACCATCCGTCTGGTTATCCCCTCTCTGCCCGGCAGCGAGCGCAAGGCCCACATCGTCGCAATCCTCGTCTGCAGTCTCGCCGGCTGGCTCATCATCGCCTTCTCAGCCCAAAACCTTACCACCCTCATAGATCTCATCACCACTGCCGCCTTCCTGACCGCTCCCGTGTTCGCCTACCTCAACCTAAGGCTCGTCCTCTCCCAACACCTGCCCGCGGAGTACCGCCCCGGACTTCTCTACAAAGCGCTCAGCTGGACCGGTTTCGCCTACCTCGTCGGCTTCTCCTTGCTCTTCCTCTGGCAACGTTTCTTCAGTTGA